The DNA segment CATTAACACTGCGATGGAGCTGGACCAGGAAAAAATGGCCCATATCATGAAGTATACCGATGCCATGGTACTGAAATCAAACAAATCCAACGATCGCTTAATCGATGAGGTCAGCTTATTTATCAATAAACTTAAACAGGATGGCCCCTCTGCGCCTGCAAAACCAGGAGCAGTGAAAGGCAAAAGCGTTTCTACGATGGAGAAGGTCCTGAAAGACAAAACCATTTTAATCACTGATGATGACATGCGGAACATCTTCGCCCTTTCCAGTGCATTACAGCTTTATGACCTGAAGATCGTGATCGCCAACAACGGCAGAGAAGCCCTGGAAAGACTGGAAGATTCAGAGCAGATTGACCTGGTACTGATGGACATTATGATGCCTGAAATGGATGGTTATGAAGCCATGAAAGCCATCAGAACGGAAAAACGTTTCGCCAAACTACCGATCATTGCATTAACGGCAAAAGCCATGAAAAATGATCGTGAAAAATGTATCGAAGCCGGAGCAAATGATTATATTTCTAAACCGGTTGATATGGATAAACTATTGTCAATGTTAAGGGTGTGGTTAAGTTAGTATGCATAAGGAGGAGGATTACATCAGCTATGATCAATTATCAGAACTAATTGATTTTATAAAAAACATTCATGGCTTTGATTTTAGTGACTACTCTGCAGCCTCTCTGAAAAGAAGGGTGACGAGGATCATGCAACTGCAAAAACTAAGCTTATTTGACTTACGTACCTTATTGACAAACGACCATGATTATTTCGAATCCTTTTTGATCGAGATCACCGTTAACGTGACAGAAATGTTCCGGGACCCTGCGTTTTACAGGTCGGTGAAGGAAAACATCATTCCCTACCTCCGCTCCTATCAAAGGATTAAAGTTTGGAATGCAGGTTGCTCTACGGGAGAAGAATTGTACTCGTATGCGATCATGTTTGCCGAAGAAGAGTTGTATGACCGGAGTTTCTTTTACGGAACCGATATCAATAATGATGTACTGGATTTCGCCAAAGATGGGATCTATGATTTACAAAAGATGAAGCAGTATTCTGAAAATTATCAAAAGACAGGAACCATGCATACGCTTTCTGATTTCTATACCGCACGCTATGAAGCAGCATCAATCAACCATTCCCTTAAAAAAAATCTGTTGTTCTCGGCACATAACCTGGCTTCGGATGGCGTATTTAACGAATTTCAAGTCATCTCCTGCCGCAATGTATTGATCTATTTCAATACAGATCTGCAAAAGAAGGTGATTGAGTTATTCTATAATAGTTTAGCTAATTTTGGGTTCCTGTGTTTAGGGGCCAAAGAAACTTTAAGAAGTACAGAAACCGGTCGTTTTAAAATTATTGACAAGAAAAATAACATTTACCAAAAAATAGCCTAGGGGCCATTCAAAACCATCCCCGAAACACTACCTCATACCTGAGACCTATGGAAAAGATTAATATCTTAATTGTTGATGACAGACCTGAAAATATCATTGCCCTTGAGGCATTGCTTCAGCGTGATGACATCAATATTATTACCACCACTAATCCCAATGAAGCGTTAAGAATATCCTGGGAAATGGATATCGCCATCGCTCTGGTGGATGTTCAAATGCCGGAGATGGATGGGTTTGAGCTGGTAGAAATTTTAAAAAGTAACCCCAGAACCAAAGGGATCCTCATCATATTTGTGACCGCTATTTCCAAAGAAACAAAATATGCCGTAAAGGGGTTAAATACCGGGGCAGTAGATTACCTGTACAAGCCACTTGACCCATATGTCACCTCTGCTAAAGTAGATTCTTTTATCCAGCTGGTGAGAAATGAAAGAGAGATCAAAAAGAAAAACCATGAACTGGAAGCATACCAGAAAGAGCTGATCAAGGCGAAGGAACAGGCGGAACAGGGGAAAAGGATTAAGGAGAATTTCCTGGCCAATATGAGCCATGAAATCCGTACCCCGATCAATGGCATTATCGGCCTGGCCAACCTCCTGGGAAGAACGAATTTAACACCGGAACAGAAAGAGATGATCAACCTTTTAGAGATCTCCTCAGACTCTCTGCTCGGGGTCATCAACGACATTCTGGACCTTTCAAAGATTGAATCCGGGAAGTTTAAAATTAACCGCTCAGAGACTGATATTGTAAAAATCTGTAATTCGGTAGTGAACCTGCTGCGCATCCGTGCCATAGAAAAGGAGCTTGACCTGATCACGGAGTTTGATGCGGAATTGCCAAAGCTGGTCCTGGCAGATTCCCTTCGCCTGAACCAAATTCTGATGAACCTGATTGGAAATGCCATTAAGTTTACCATTCAGGGGAGTGTCACTTTGAAAACGGAAATTCTCGATAGAAAAGGAAACAACCTGCAGATCAAATTTTCAGTGATAGATACCGGCATCGGCATTGCCAAAAACAATATTGATAAGATCTTTGAAACCTTTGAACAGGCGGATGAACAAACAACCGTAAAGTTTGGGGGCACGGGGTTAGGCCTGTCTATCGTTAGAAACCTCGCAAAGTTAAAAGGTGGGGTTCTGGAAGTGATCAGTGAAGAAGGTGTAGGCAGCACCTTCTGTTTCACCAATTGGTATGAAGTGTTAAAAGATACAGTAGTCGTTAAAAAAATGAACAAACCTCATTTAGGCCCTTTTAAAGGATTAAGGGTTCTTGTTGCAGAAGACAATCCCATCAACAAATTTCTGATTGTAAAAATACTAAAGGACTGGGAAGTGAACCCGGATGTGGTAGAAAATGGTAAGGATGCGCTGGATAAACTCAGAGATGCAGACTATGACCTCATCCTGATGGACACTTTTATGCCCGTTATGAACGGACTTGATGCCATTAAACTCATCCGTGAAGGATTTATTAAAGGCAAGGAAAGCATTCCGATCATCACCTTCTCTGCGGCTGTTTTAGAAACAGATAAGCAGACGGCCATCGATGCCGGTGCAAATGATGTGGTCAGTAAACCTTTCGAATTAGAGGTCCTTCACGAGAAAATAACAAAGTATTCCGGGATAGAAGATACTACTTATTAAAAGCAGTCATGGTAAGCGCCGGACCTATGGTCACAAAACTTTTGATCAGGTCCACGCTTTTATCAATCAATGCCGGAAGCTCCGGGAGTTCATCTTTGTCGAAAGGGCCCAGCACATAATCCGCTTGTCTGCCTTTGGCAAAGTTATCACTGATTCCGAAACGCAAACGTGGATAACCTTGTCCGCCACAAAGACCTTCAATACTTTTCAGCCCGTTATGTCCTGCACTGCTGCCCTGCATTTTTAGCCTCAGTTTACCCAATGGCAAAGCCAGGTCATCTACGATCACCAATACGTTCTCCAATGGGATTCTCAGCTCCTGCATATAATAGTTGACTGATTTACCGCTCAGATTCATATAGGTGGTTGGCTTGATCACATGTAGTTTTTTCCCTTTAAAAGACACCTCCGCATAATAAGCCAGGCGGACGTTCGAAAATGATCCTCCCAGGTCTTTCACCAACTCATCAGCGATATTAAAACCGATATTGTGTCGCGTATCCATATATTCAGGACCGATATTCCCTAAACCAACGATTAAGTATTTCATGTGCTGCAAATATAATAGTTTAGATGAGAACAAGCATTTACCATAAATCTATTCCACAAAAAAAGCAGCACCGTTGCCGATGCTGCTTTTTTGAATGAGCTGAAAGAAATTATTTCTTGTTAGCTTCGTTTTCTGCTTGTTTTAAAGCTCTTGACATTCCTACAGATACGATCGTATCTTCTGGAGTGTTTGTGATCACGTAGTCAGCTTTTGCAAGGTCACGTACGCGGAACAAGTTTCCAACTTCTAATTTAGCAATGCTCACTTCAACTGTTTGAGGCATATCTTTAGGGAATGCTTTAACACGAAGTTTACGTAATTTCTGTACTAATTTACCACCCATTTTAACACCTGGAGAAGTACCGGTTAATTTAACAGGGATTTCCATTAAGATCTCTTTGTCATCAAATAACTGAAGAAAATCTACGTGTAATAATAGGTCTGTAAGCGGGTGAAATTGTAATTCTTTAATGATAGCTTTAGTTTTAGTACCATTAATGTCAATTTCAACAAAGTTTGCTTCAGGAGTATAAATAGCATCCTTTAATTCAGTTGTAATTACAGCAAAATGTTTTTGCTCTTTACCACCATACAATACTGCAGGAACTTTACCTTCATAGCGAAGCTCTTTAGCATCGCGTTTCCCTACGTTCTCTCTTGGAGAACCGCTAATTGCGATTGTTTTCATTTTTTATTGATTATATATGTTGTATTAAAATATTAAACTTTAAAAAGGTCACTGATAGAACCGTGTTCATTTACATTGGCAATTGCTTTTGCAAATAATTCAGCGGTACTCAATACCCTTATTTTATCACTCTGACGTTTCAGCGGGATGGTATCTGTAACGATCAGTTCTGCCAACATGGAGTTCTCAATCGTTTCATAAGCGTTCCCCGACAGCACCGCGTGTGTACAAACTGCTCTCACACTTTTCGCTCCTTTTTCCATGATCAGCGCTGCTGCTTTAGACAAAGTTCCTGCGGTGTCGCAAATGTCGTCAATTAAAACGATATCCTGACCAACTACATCTCCAATGATAGACATCGATTCGATTTCATTGGCACGTTTACGTCTCTTATCACAAATCACCACCTCTGCATTGAAGAACTTTGCAAACGTACGTGCCCTGTAAGAACCGCCCATATCCGGAGAAGCAATGGTTAAATTCTCCAGGCCTAAGCTTTTGATATAAGGAACGAAGATCACTGAACCATCTAAGTGGTCTACAGGGATATCGAAGAAACCTTGTATCTGAGCAGCGTGAAGGTCCATTGTCATGATCCTGTGGATACCTGCAGACTTTAATAAGTTCGCTACCAATTTTGCTCCGATAGCCACACGTGGTTTATCTTTCCTGTCTTGTCTGGCCAGACCATAATAAGGAACAACAGCAGTAATGTAATGAGCAGATGCACGTTTTGCGGCATCAATCATTAACAAAAGCTCCATTAAGTTGTCGTTAGGCTGGTAAGTAGAATTGATTAGGAAGACATCACAACCGCGTACTGTTTCATCGTAAGAAGGTTGAAATTCACCGTCACTAAACCGGTTTAAAGTGACGTTGCCTAGAGGCTTGCCGTAGCTTTCGGCAATTTTGATTGCTAATTCTTTTGTACCGGTTCCGGCAAAAAGCTTAACTGGGTTAAACTGCAATGGCATGATTGAAGGTGTATCAATGCTGGTTAAAAAAAATCGGATTGTGAGTAAAACCACAATCCGAATATGTTTTGTTGCCCGACCAGGATTCGAACCTAGACAAACGGTACCAAAAACCGTTGTACTACCTTTATACTATCGGGCAATCTTTCCTTTTTAAAGCGTGATAGGCTTGCTTTGTAAGGGAATGCAAATGTACGCACATTTTTGATTTTTGCAAGGGCTCGCACAAAAAAAATTAAAATAATTTAAGCCCTCCGCTTTGCAGGGCAAATAAATTATTTAAAATCAGGAAGTTGTAGATGATCTTTTTTTTAAACTTTTTTAAAAAAAAATTGAAGAAGAGAATTCATGTCTTCAAAAAGACCGCGTTCTCCAGGTAAGTTTTCTAAAAATAATCGGCCCTGCTTATGGTAACATATAAGTGATACTGTAATAAGGCGCCCCTAATCCTTCGTTAAATTTGTTAAACTCCCCATTACTTTGTGCGTTTATCAATCTTATTCTTTATTTTCGGCTGCATTTTATTCGCTCGACTTTAATAACTATTCAATACAAAAAATGAATTATTCAAAAATCAACAACCTTACCGGCTGGATTTGTTTTCTGATAGCTACAGTAACCTATGTCCTGACATTAGAACCCTCAGTGAGTTTCTGGGATTGCGGTGAGTTTATCGCCTCTGCCTTAAAAATGCAGGTAGTCCATCAACCAGGTGCCCCTTTGTTCCTGATGATCCAGCGGTTCTTTTCACTCTTCGCTTTTGGTGATGTCACTAAAGTAGCTTATTTCATGAACGTAGGTTCTGCGGTTGCCAGTGGCGCAACGATCTTATTCTTATTCTGGACCATTACCGCATTGGCGAAAAAAGTCCTGGTAAAAGAGAACGAAGAAGTCAGCAAATCTAACCTGATCTCTATCATGGGTGCAGGTATCGTAGGTGCGCTTGCTTACACCTTCTCCGACAGTTTCTGGTTTTCTGCTGTAGAGTCTGAAGTATATGCACTTTCTTCCTTATTCACCGCTATTGTATTCTGGGGAATCTTGAAATGGGAAGCCAATGCCAATGAACCCCGTGCAGACAGGTGGTTGTTGTTTATCGCTTATATCATGGGTTTATCCATCGGGATTCACTTATTGAACTTATTGACCATTCCGGCAATTGCCTTTGTATATTATTTCAAGAAAACAAAAAATCCAACTACTGCAGGAACCATTAAAGCAGGAATTGTAGGGATTCTGATTCTTGCGGTGATCCAGTATGGAATCATACAATACCTGGTTTCATTTGGTGCATATTTCGACTTGTTCTTTGTCAACACCTTAGGAATGGGCTTTGGCACCGGGGTAATTTTCTTTGCCATCCTATTGATCGCAGGTCTTACCTGGGGAATCAGATATTCCATTAAACACGAGAAAAAGATCCTTAACCTGGCCTTATTGTCTACGGTATTGATCATTTTTGGTTATGGCTCATTTGCGATGATCATTATCCGTGCAAAAGCAAACCCGAACCTGAACAACAGTTCTCCTGACAATGCCTTCTCTTTCTTAGGATACCTGAACAGGGAGCAATATGGCGACAGGCCTTTATTATTCGGTCCTAACTATAATTCTCAGGGTGTAAATGTAATAGAAGGAAAAACACTTTATAGAAAAGGTGCTGAAAAATATGAAGTAGCCGGTAAAAAGACCGAATACGAATATGACAGAACAACTCCTTTCCCTCGTATGTATAGCGAAGACCCAGGTCACGTAGCGTACTATAAAGACATGATGGGCTTTAGTGACGACCACTTCCCAAGCCTGATCGACAATATCGGATTCCTGATGTCTTACCAGGTTGGACAGATGTACATGAGGTACTTTATGTGGAACTTTGTTGGCAGACAGAATGACGACCAGGGACAAGGCAGTATCTATGAAGGCCAATGGCTGAGTGGAATCAAGCCTATCGATGGCATCATGCTTGGAGATCAGAAAAACCTGCCTCCTTCCATCACAGAAAGCAATGCTTACAACAGATTTTTCTTCCTTCCTTTAATTATGGGATTGTTAGGTGCGATATGGCATTTCAAACGCAATCAGAAAGATGCCGGAATTGTTGGCCTTTTATTCTTCTTTACCGGTATTGCCATTGTATTGTACCTGAATCAGAAACCAATGGAACCAAGGGAACGTGATTACGCTTACGCAGGATCATTCTATGCCTTTGCCATCTGGGTCGGATTTGGTGTCCTTGCCCTAAGGGAATGGATCTTTAAAAAGATGACCCCTGCCACCGGAGGAATCCTTGCAACGGTAGCAGGTTTATTCGCTGCGCCGATCATTATGGCTGCTCAGGGATGGGATGACCATGACCGTTCTACGAAAATGGTTGCTCATGATATTGCAGTCGACTACCTGCAGTCCTGCGCTCCGAATGCCATCCTCTTTACTTATGGAGATAATGATACGTATCCCCTATGGTATGCACAGGAAGTGGAAAACATCAGACCAGATATCCGTTTGGTTAACCTGAGCTTATTCGATACCGATTGGTACATCAATGGAATGAAACGCAAACAAAATGAATCTGCGCCACTTCCGATTACCATGAAAGAATCTCAATATGTTCAGGGAGAAAGAGATGTGATGTACTATCAGGATAAAGATATTGCAGGAAATGTAGAGTTAAAAACCATTGTGGAACTCCTTCTTTCTGAAAATAATGAGGATAAAGTTCCATTGAACGACGGAAGAAAAGTAAACTTCATTCCAACAAAGAACTTTAAACTAACGATCAATAAAGCAGATGCCATCAAAAACGGTGCTGCCACGGCAGCGGATTCTGCAAGGATCGCTCCTGCATTGGAATGGACCTTTAATAAAGGTTATGTAACTAAAGGAACGTTGGCGATGTTCGACATCCTGGTACATAACGACTGGAAGAGACCAATTTACTTCGCAAGCACAGTTCCTTCTGATCAGTACAATGGATTAGATAAATATCTGTATAATGAAGGTCTGGCTTTACGTCTGATGCCTTTCAAACCGGATACTGCAGCCGCTAAAAATGAGCAGCTTAATATTGCACCACTATACAACAATGTGATGAACAAGTTTGTATGGGGGAATGTTAAAAATGCAAAATACCTGGATACACAATCAGCTGATGACATTTCGATCTTCACGAATGTATTCAACAATACCGTTTCAGGATTGCTTAAAGAAGGTAAAACAGAAGATGCTAAAAAGGTAGTGAATCGTTATTTCGAAGTGATGCCGGAGAAATTCTATGGCATGCGTTCTATGATGGGTGCTTATTTTATGGCAGAAAATCTATATCTGCTGAATGATCAGAAAAGAGCAAATACACTGATTGAAAGATCAGCCACCTATATTGAAAAAGAACTGACTTACCTTGCCGATGTTTCTCAAAGCAAGAAGAAGTTTGTAGGCGGACAAAACGTTCAGTTGGGCATGTCCTTCCTGAACCAGATGGCAAGAACTGCTGCTGAATACAAACAAACGAAACTCAGCAAAGACCTGAATGATAAGTTTGCGATGTTAGAAGCGAGATTCTCTGCTTTCTTTCCACCGCAACAATAAGATTTAAAATCCATAAAAAAAGGGCATTCCGTATGGGATGCCCTTTTTTTATGCCTGTTTTTTTATTTACGCTATTTAGGATAGGTAAAAGGTACTCCTGATAAGTAACGGCTGATCTTACGATAGGGATAATCTCCAGCTCCTTTAAGGGCCAACTGAACGATAATGGTATGCGTTAAGGGATCGACATATAAACGTTGTCCACGCATCCCTTCTGCGGCAAAATCACCATTGATCCCTTCCTGGGGAAGCCACCACAAATAGTTTTGCCGCGTCTTCTGCCAGCCTTTTACAGGAACAGCAGGATCAGCATTTGCATGAACAGAATGGGTAACCCATTCTTCAGGAACCACCTGATGCCCGTTGTAATTACCTTTGTTCAGGTACAACCTTCCAATTTTAGCCAGATCTATGGCGGTTGCCTGAAACCTGCTCGCGGTATTCGCCAA comes from the Pedobacter sp. FW305-3-2-15-E-R2A2 genome and includes:
- a CDS encoding protein-glutamate O-methyltransferase CheR — its product is MHKEEDYISYDQLSELIDFIKNIHGFDFSDYSAASLKRRVTRIMQLQKLSLFDLRTLLTNDHDYFESFLIEITVNVTEMFRDPAFYRSVKENIIPYLRSYQRIKVWNAGCSTGEELYSYAIMFAEEELYDRSFFYGTDINNDVLDFAKDGIYDLQKMKQYSENYQKTGTMHTLSDFYTARYEAASINHSLKKNLLFSAHNLASDGVFNEFQVISCRNVLIYFNTDLQKKVIELFYNSLANFGFLCLGAKETLRSTETGRFKIIDKKNNIYQKIA
- a CDS encoding response regulator, which codes for MEKINILIVDDRPENIIALEALLQRDDINIITTTNPNEALRISWEMDIAIALVDVQMPEMDGFELVEILKSNPRTKGILIIFVTAISKETKYAVKGLNTGAVDYLYKPLDPYVTSAKVDSFIQLVRNEREIKKKNHELEAYQKELIKAKEQAEQGKRIKENFLANMSHEIRTPINGIIGLANLLGRTNLTPEQKEMINLLEISSDSLLGVINDILDLSKIESGKFKINRSETDIVKICNSVVNLLRIRAIEKELDLITEFDAELPKLVLADSLRLNQILMNLIGNAIKFTIQGSVTLKTEILDRKGNNLQIKFSVIDTGIGIAKNNIDKIFETFEQADEQTTVKFGGTGLGLSIVRNLAKLKGGVLEVISEEGVGSTFCFTNWYEVLKDTVVVKKMNKPHLGPFKGLRVLVAEDNPINKFLIVKILKDWEVNPDVVENGKDALDKLRDADYDLILMDTFMPVMNGLDAIKLIREGFIKGKESIPIITFSAAVLETDKQTAIDAGANDVVSKPFELEVLHEKITKYSGIEDTTY
- the pth gene encoding aminoacyl-tRNA hydrolase, which gives rise to MKYLIVGLGNIGPEYMDTRHNIGFNIADELVKDLGGSFSNVRLAYYAEVSFKGKKLHVIKPTTYMNLSGKSVNYYMQELRIPLENVLVIVDDLALPLGKLRLKMQGSSAGHNGLKSIEGLCGGQGYPRLRFGISDNFAKGRQADYVLGPFDKDELPELPALIDKSVDLIKSFVTIGPALTMTAFNK
- a CDS encoding 50S ribosomal protein L25/general stress protein Ctc produces the protein MKTIAISGSPRENVGKRDAKELRYEGKVPAVLYGGKEQKHFAVITTELKDAIYTPEANFVEIDINGTKTKAIIKELQFHPLTDLLLHVDFLQLFDDKEILMEIPVKLTGTSPGVKMGGKLVQKLRKLRVKAFPKDMPQTVEVSIAKLEVGNLFRVRDLAKADYVITNTPEDTIVSVGMSRALKQAENEANKK
- a CDS encoding ribose-phosphate pyrophosphokinase, whose amino-acid sequence is MPLQFNPVKLFAGTGTKELAIKIAESYGKPLGNVTLNRFSDGEFQPSYDETVRGCDVFLINSTYQPNDNLMELLLMIDAAKRASAHYITAVVPYYGLARQDRKDKPRVAIGAKLVANLLKSAGIHRIMTMDLHAAQIQGFFDIPVDHLDGSVIFVPYIKSLGLENLTIASPDMGGSYRARTFAKFFNAEVVICDKRRKRANEIESMSIIGDVVGQDIVLIDDICDTAGTLSKAAALIMEKGAKSVRAVCTHAVLSGNAYETIENSMLAELIVTDTIPLKRQSDKIRVLSTAELFAKAIANVNEHGSISDLFKV
- a CDS encoding DUF2723 domain-containing protein, which translates into the protein MNYSKINNLTGWICFLIATVTYVLTLEPSVSFWDCGEFIASALKMQVVHQPGAPLFLMIQRFFSLFAFGDVTKVAYFMNVGSAVASGATILFLFWTITALAKKVLVKENEEVSKSNLISIMGAGIVGALAYTFSDSFWFSAVESEVYALSSLFTAIVFWGILKWEANANEPRADRWLLFIAYIMGLSIGIHLLNLLTIPAIAFVYYFKKTKNPTTAGTIKAGIVGILILAVIQYGIIQYLVSFGAYFDLFFVNTLGMGFGTGVIFFAILLIAGLTWGIRYSIKHEKKILNLALLSTVLIIFGYGSFAMIIIRAKANPNLNNSSPDNAFSFLGYLNREQYGDRPLLFGPNYNSQGVNVIEGKTLYRKGAEKYEVAGKKTEYEYDRTTPFPRMYSEDPGHVAYYKDMMGFSDDHFPSLIDNIGFLMSYQVGQMYMRYFMWNFVGRQNDDQGQGSIYEGQWLSGIKPIDGIMLGDQKNLPPSITESNAYNRFFFLPLIMGLLGAIWHFKRNQKDAGIVGLLFFFTGIAIVLYLNQKPMEPRERDYAYAGSFYAFAIWVGFGVLALREWIFKKMTPATGGILATVAGLFAAPIIMAAQGWDDHDRSTKMVAHDIAVDYLQSCAPNAILFTYGDNDTYPLWYAQEVENIRPDIRLVNLSLFDTDWYINGMKRKQNESAPLPITMKESQYVQGERDVMYYQDKDIAGNVELKTIVELLLSENNEDKVPLNDGRKVNFIPTKNFKLTINKADAIKNGAATAADSARIAPALEWTFNKGYVTKGTLAMFDILVHNDWKRPIYFASTVPSDQYNGLDKYLYNEGLALRLMPFKPDTAAAKNEQLNIAPLYNNVMNKFVWGNVKNAKYLDTQSADDISIFTNVFNNTVSGLLKEGKTEDAKKVVNRYFEVMPEKFYGMRSMMGAYFMAENLYLLNDQKRANTLIERSATYIEKELTYLADVSQSKKKFVGGQNVQLGMSFLNQMARTAAEYKQTKLSKDLNDKFAMLEARFSAFFPPQQ